A genome region from Arthrobacter sp. SLBN-100 includes the following:
- the yidC gene encoding membrane protein insertase YidC has translation MGFLDEIMVPFRWLVSAIMVAFHDGLSAVGMPAASGWTWTLSIIGLVLVIRAALVPVFLQQVKAQRRMRLLQPDLMKLQEKYQGKSDAVSRQAMAQEQMALYKEHGTNPFSACLPMLIQVPFFLALFQVLSGISTLARQGEGTGAMSHDQVVQFDQSAIFGAPLTASVLHGGGNQAAVIVLTVLMILAMTAAQFITQKLILARNVPAGTPEPPFMRQQKILLYVLPLVFGLGGVLFPVGVLIYWTVTNIWTMAQQFFVRDRPHPVGDGRPHTA, from the coding sequence ATGGGCTTTCTTGACGAAATCATGGTTCCGTTCAGGTGGCTTGTGTCCGCGATCATGGTTGCCTTCCATGACGGACTGAGCGCCGTCGGCATGCCGGCGGCGAGCGGCTGGACGTGGACGCTGTCCATCATTGGGCTGGTGCTGGTCATCCGCGCCGCCCTGGTTCCCGTGTTCCTCCAGCAGGTGAAGGCCCAGCGCAGGATGCGGCTCCTGCAGCCGGATCTCATGAAGCTGCAGGAAAAGTACCAGGGCAAAAGCGACGCGGTGTCCCGCCAGGCGATGGCCCAGGAGCAGATGGCCCTGTACAAAGAGCACGGGACCAACCCCTTCTCGGCATGCCTGCCGATGCTGATCCAGGTGCCGTTCTTCCTCGCGCTTTTCCAGGTCCTGTCCGGCATCAGCACGCTGGCCCGGCAAGGGGAGGGGACAGGTGCCATGAGCCATGACCAGGTGGTGCAGTTCGACCAGTCCGCCATCTTCGGTGCCCCGCTCACCGCATCAGTGCTGCACGGCGGCGGGAACCAGGCAGCCGTCATCGTGCTGACCGTCCTGATGATTCTCGCCATGACCGCCGCGCAGTTCATCACCCAAAAGCTGATCCTCGCGCGGAACGTGCCCGCAGGTACCCCGGAACCGCCCTTTATGCGGCAGCAAAAGATCCTGCTCTACGTCCTGCCGCTGGTGTTCGGCCTGGGCGGCGTCCTTTTCCCCGTCGGCGTCCTGATCTACTGGACCGTCACCAACATCTGGACCATGGCCCAGCAGTTCTTCGTCCGGGACCGGCCGCACCCCGTCGGTGACGGCCGGCCGCACACAGCTTAG
- a CDS encoding cupin domain-containing protein, with translation MELERAPRLTVVQPGQGREGNLGTIGVVFKFFGEDTNGQISVVEHPFPVGALVPPHSHTREDEYSIVIEGEIGFRSGDREAVLGAGGYITKPRGELHTMWNAGKVPARMIEIISPAGFEHFFWGLADHFEAGPPDPEFIGKMAAEYGLQFAEPPWLPDVIARYGLTPPMR, from the coding sequence ATGGAACTGGAAAGGGCTCCACGGCTCACAGTCGTGCAGCCGGGCCAGGGACGCGAAGGAAATCTCGGAACGATCGGAGTCGTCTTCAAGTTCTTCGGTGAGGACACCAATGGCCAGATCTCGGTTGTGGAGCACCCGTTCCCGGTCGGGGCCCTGGTTCCCCCGCACAGCCACACCAGGGAAGACGAGTACTCGATCGTCATTGAAGGCGAGATCGGATTCCGGTCCGGAGACCGTGAAGCGGTGCTCGGGGCCGGCGGCTACATCACAAAACCGCGCGGGGAGCTCCACACGATGTGGAATGCCGGCAAAGTACCCGCACGGATGATCGAGATCATCAGCCCGGCCGGGTTCGAGCATTTCTTCTGGGGACTGGCCGATCACTTTGAAGCGGGTCCGCCGGATCCCGAGTTCATCGGTAAAATGGCCGCCGAATACGGGCTTCAGTTCGCTGAGCCGCCCTGGCTGCCGGACGTCATCGCCCGGTACGGGCTGACTCCTCCGATGCGCTGA
- a CDS encoding dihydrofolate reductase family protein, translating into MGQLIYSGITSLDGYLADSQGNFDWSAPDEEVHAFVNDLERDAGTYLFGRRMYEVMSVWDTMGGPDDPPVIQAFARIWRGADKVVYSSSLAAATTARTRVERSFDPDAVRELKAGTERSIGIGGATLAAVALRAGLVDECQVFLNPVTVGGGLRFLPDGLNLRLDLLDEHRFSNGVVYLRYRCLA; encoded by the coding sequence ATGGGCCAGCTCATCTACTCCGGCATCACCTCCTTGGACGGCTACCTCGCGGACAGCCAGGGCAACTTCGACTGGAGCGCCCCGGATGAGGAAGTCCACGCCTTCGTGAACGACCTCGAGCGCGACGCCGGCACGTACCTTTTCGGGCGGCGCATGTACGAAGTCATGTCGGTGTGGGACACGATGGGCGGACCCGATGATCCGCCGGTCATCCAGGCCTTCGCCCGGATCTGGCGCGGGGCGGACAAAGTGGTGTACTCCTCCTCGCTCGCCGCTGCCACCACCGCCCGCACCCGCGTGGAGCGCAGCTTCGATCCCGATGCCGTGAGGGAGTTGAAGGCCGGCACGGAGCGCAGCATCGGCATTGGCGGCGCCACCCTTGCCGCCGTCGCGCTCCGTGCCGGGCTCGTGGACGAATGCCAGGTCTTCCTCAACCCGGTGACGGTAGGAGGGGGCTTGCGGTTCCTGCCCGATGGGCTGAACCTGCGGCTCGATCTCCTCGATGAGCACCGGTTCAGCAACGGCGTGGTGTACCTCCGCTACCGCTGCCTGGCCTGA
- a CDS encoding HoxN/HupN/NixA family nickel/cobalt transporter: MGILAALDLSKPAGSGIRDGKLRSPVTAMALTVIALHVVGWGVLVFSIVPQNLHISPTQVFGAGIGAGAYLLGMRHAVDVDHIAAIDCTTRKLIGEGHRPLSVGFWFSLGHSTIVFGLCTLLAAGAHFLGGVLGENASPLREALGLAGSAVSGVFLYIVAALNLLLLLPAVADLRSVRDGRSPDPRRGAPAGLMVPILRPVMQSITRPWQMYVVGLLFGLGFDTATEVALLVVAVGAATTALPWYAILILPTLFAAGMCLLDTLDGWFMNLAYGRAFASAGRRLMYNAVLTGLSAAVALSIGTAQLMSLTAVNLDLAGLGYAVVGLFVLVWLVAVCAGRFQSGRKASLEPGRLGRNIASASPGDPQGLRS; the protein is encoded by the coding sequence ATGGGCATCCTGGCTGCGCTCGACCTCTCGAAACCGGCCGGCAGCGGCATCAGGGACGGGAAACTTCGCTCTCCCGTCACCGCCATGGCTCTCACCGTCATCGCGTTGCATGTGGTGGGCTGGGGTGTTCTGGTGTTCAGCATTGTTCCGCAGAACCTGCACATCAGCCCCACGCAGGTCTTCGGCGCAGGGATCGGGGCCGGTGCGTATCTGCTGGGCATGAGGCACGCTGTCGACGTCGACCATATTGCAGCCATCGACTGCACCACACGCAAGCTGATCGGTGAAGGCCACAGGCCGCTATCGGTCGGGTTCTGGTTCTCGCTTGGCCATTCCACCATTGTCTTCGGCCTGTGCACTCTGCTGGCCGCCGGAGCGCACTTCCTGGGCGGCGTGCTCGGGGAGAACGCCTCGCCGCTGCGCGAAGCCTTGGGGCTGGCAGGCTCGGCGGTATCAGGAGTTTTCCTCTATATCGTGGCCGCCCTCAACCTGCTCCTCCTGCTCCCCGCCGTGGCGGACCTCCGCAGTGTCCGGGACGGCCGGTCGCCGGATCCTCGGCGCGGCGCCCCTGCCGGGCTGATGGTCCCTATCCTGCGGCCGGTCATGCAGAGCATCACGAGGCCTTGGCAGATGTACGTTGTGGGCCTGCTTTTCGGCCTGGGGTTTGACACGGCCACTGAGGTCGCGCTGCTCGTCGTGGCGGTGGGCGCGGCGACAACCGCACTTCCCTGGTACGCCATTCTCATCCTCCCGACGCTCTTCGCCGCAGGCATGTGCCTGTTGGACACCTTGGATGGGTGGTTCATGAATCTCGCGTACGGGAGGGCATTCGCCAGCGCGGGCCGAAGACTCATGTACAACGCCGTACTCACCGGACTCTCTGCGGCGGTCGCCCTGAGCATAGGAACAGCCCAACTGATGTCGCTGACCGCTGTGAACCTGGATCTGGCCGGACTCGGATATGCGGTGGTTGGCCTGTTCGTACTTGTCTGGCTTGTTGCAGTCTGCGCGGGCCGGTTCCAGTCCGGCAGGAAGGCGAGCCTTGAACCGGGGAGATTAGGCCGAAATATTGCCAGTGCCAGTCCCGGGGATCCACAAGGGCTCCGGTCATAA
- a CDS encoding ROK family protein, with product MAETTVTPQLLRRVSAGSVLEFMRSAAMVTITEVMEATGLTRATAIAVCEDLKERGWIRELENQRAFGEYQKGRPARRFELNDRAGYVLGMDVGISKATVVVSDLRGNTLGRSSQPFAEAEISAEERISVIDRAALAALDQVGVSPASVLAACAGIAAPVDRHGDVLAAQHFWGLFDVGLKSALRDRHGWTVLLENDANLAALGERWQGAAAGIDDVVVILASERFGAGVIDGGRLLHGSRGGAGELAFLEHVQGVGDTFGIASLARTWAAQALAGKARSSLSAHARDGGPEAEHVFAAAADGDKVALEILGRLADRMARIIGAVSTLLNPELVVIGGAVANSAGVLLEPIAERLKGLTATPPRVAVSPLGDSIVTVGAVRAALDYVEKHSLDLELAGAVS from the coding sequence ATGGCTGAAACCACGGTCACCCCGCAGCTGTTGCGCCGGGTCAGCGCCGGGTCCGTCCTTGAATTCATGCGCTCCGCCGCCATGGTCACGATCACCGAAGTCATGGAGGCCACCGGGCTCACCCGGGCAACCGCCATCGCTGTCTGCGAGGACCTCAAGGAGCGCGGCTGGATCCGTGAACTGGAAAACCAGCGGGCCTTCGGCGAGTACCAGAAGGGCCGCCCGGCCCGGCGGTTCGAGCTTAATGACCGCGCCGGCTACGTCCTGGGCATGGACGTGGGCATTTCCAAAGCAACAGTGGTGGTGTCGGACCTTCGGGGCAATACCCTCGGCAGGTCGAGCCAGCCGTTTGCGGAAGCGGAGATCTCGGCCGAAGAGCGCATCTCGGTGATTGACCGCGCCGCTCTGGCGGCCTTGGACCAGGTGGGAGTCTCCCCCGCTTCCGTTCTCGCCGCCTGCGCCGGCATCGCCGCCCCGGTGGACCGCCACGGGGACGTGTTGGCGGCCCAGCACTTCTGGGGATTGTTCGACGTCGGCCTGAAGTCGGCGCTGCGGGACCGGCACGGCTGGACGGTGCTGCTGGAAAACGACGCCAACCTTGCGGCGCTGGGCGAGCGCTGGCAGGGCGCCGCCGCCGGAATCGACGACGTGGTGGTGATCCTTGCCAGCGAACGCTTCGGCGCGGGAGTAATCGACGGGGGGCGGCTGCTCCACGGCAGCCGCGGCGGCGCGGGCGAACTCGCGTTCCTTGAGCATGTCCAGGGTGTGGGCGACACGTTCGGCATCGCGAGCCTTGCCAGGACCTGGGCCGCCCAGGCGCTGGCCGGCAAGGCCCGGTCATCCCTCAGCGCCCACGCACGCGACGGTGGGCCTGAGGCCGAGCATGTTTTCGCCGCCGCCGCGGACGGCGATAAAGTGGCGCTGGAAATTCTGGGGCGCCTGGCGGACAGGATGGCCCGCATCATCGGTGCCGTGTCCACGTTGCTCAACCCGGAGCTTGTGGTGATCGGCGGTGCCGTGGCCAATTCCGCCGGCGTGCTGCTGGAACCCATTGCCGAGCGGCTGAAGGGTCTCACCGCTACACCGCCGCGCGTGGCAGTCTCACCGCTGGGCGATTCAATCGTTACCGTGGGCGCCGTCCGCGCCGCCCTGGACTACGTGGAGAAACACTCCCTGGACCTGGAACTGGCGGGAGCAGTCAGCTGA
- a CDS encoding SDR family oxidoreductase, with protein MTRIAIIGGHGKVALHLSTLLTEEGHAVTSFIRNPDHAAEVAETGATPSALDVENSTTAVIAEALQGHDAVVWSAGAGGGNPARTYAVDRDAAIRSMDAAAQAAVNRYVMVSYLGARKDHGVPEGHGFFAYAEAKAAADEYLRGTRLAWTILGPGALTDKPGTGMIRVDPDPAGDRSTSRSNTAIVAAAVLDLPQTARKTIEFCDGSLPVAAALESLS; from the coding sequence ATGACCCGAATCGCAATCATCGGCGGCCACGGCAAAGTGGCCCTCCACCTGTCCACCCTGCTCACGGAAGAAGGCCACGCCGTCACCTCGTTCATCCGCAACCCGGATCATGCCGCCGAGGTCGCCGAAACCGGCGCAACGCCGTCGGCCCTGGACGTGGAGAATTCAACGACGGCGGTCATTGCCGAGGCGCTGCAGGGCCACGACGCCGTGGTCTGGTCCGCAGGCGCAGGCGGCGGAAACCCTGCCCGGACGTATGCCGTGGACCGGGATGCGGCCATCCGCTCCATGGACGCCGCAGCCCAGGCAGCAGTCAACCGCTATGTGATGGTCTCCTACCTGGGCGCCCGGAAGGACCACGGCGTGCCGGAGGGCCATGGCTTCTTTGCCTACGCCGAGGCCAAAGCTGCCGCTGACGAATACCTGCGCGGGACACGCCTTGCCTGGACCATCCTGGGGCCGGGGGCCCTGACGGACAAACCGGGCACCGGCATGATCAGGGTGGATCCGGATCCGGCGGGGGACCGGTCAACGTCGCGCAGCAACACGGCCATCGTGGCGGCCGCCGTGCTGGACCTGCCGCAGACGGCCCGCAAGACCATTGAGTTCTGCGACGGCTCCCTGCCGGTTGCGGCGGCGCTGGAATCGCTCAGCTGA
- a CDS encoding TetR/AcrR family transcriptional regulator encodes MGKRTEKISGTHQRIIDAAVTLHGSIGPARTTIAGVAEKAGVTRLTVYRHFPDDEALFSACSSHWLSQQQLPDPGEWSRHNDPLERLTVGLSDLYRFYRDGEAMLTRIYGDWNALPETHRAGLETRNARFRDILAEPFPEPDRNPRFYATLNHGMSFWTWRSLCHDNGLPNDDAVDVMLSLITTAARAPVTPKAAAPENAGVGGL; translated from the coding sequence ATGGGCAAGAGGACCGAAAAAATAAGCGGTACCCACCAGCGCATCATCGATGCGGCCGTGACTCTGCATGGTTCCATTGGGCCAGCCCGCACAACGATCGCCGGTGTCGCGGAAAAGGCAGGTGTTACCAGGCTGACGGTTTACCGGCACTTTCCTGACGACGAGGCATTGTTCTCCGCCTGCTCCTCGCACTGGCTCTCCCAACAGCAACTGCCGGACCCGGGCGAATGGTCCCGGCACAACGATCCCCTCGAACGCCTGACCGTTGGACTGTCCGATCTCTACAGGTTCTACCGCGACGGGGAGGCCATGCTCACCCGGATTTATGGGGACTGGAATGCCCTCCCGGAGACACACCGCGCAGGTCTCGAAACCAGGAACGCCCGCTTCCGGGACATCCTGGCGGAGCCGTTCCCGGAGCCGGACAGGAACCCAAGGTTTTACGCCACCCTCAACCACGGGATGTCCTTCTGGACATGGCGATCACTGTGCCATGACAACGGGCTCCCGAATGATGATGCCGTCGATGTCATGTTGAGCTTGATTACAACTGCAGCCCGCGCTCCGGTAACACCCAAAGCCGCCGCGCCGGAGAACGCAGGAGTCGGCGGACTGTAA
- a CDS encoding phytase has translation MAHTVSVRRTQAAGGSFCHAPALLRLMLVAVLAAALTSLNILVAPQAHAADVLVTPTAETTPVPSSSDAADDTAIWIHPTDPSQSVVIGTDKLSTGGVGVYDLSGRQLHFYLHGSMNNVDLRYNFPLGSERTALVGVTERNVESTGVRFYKVNVADRSLTEVGRISTPGRPRGFGMYHSPVSGKYYAFVHDFNTNVITQFELDGSNGSVRGTAVRSFDNGDSSEGISADDELQRLYVSEEKVGLWRYGAEPGDGSTRTLVDRTVATGGRIVENVKNSAIYYGRQGTGYLVVSSQGGSNFVIYNRGDNAFVGSFKITDGGGVDGVNGQDGIDVANFPLGPSYPAGLFTSHDHNNTNAGNGNSGNQNHKLVSWQRIADAFSPRLLVDATFDPRQIGAAGGGGDPGPDTAQPNTSIAGGPSGTSSSTLAEFTFTATEPGTFECALDGGAFEGHSKS, from the coding sequence ATGGCTCACACTGTCAGTGTTCGACGCACGCAGGCGGCTGGCGGATCCTTTTGCCACGCTCCCGCGCTGCTCCGGCTCATGCTTGTCGCGGTTTTAGCTGCCGCCCTTACAAGCCTCAATATACTGGTGGCCCCGCAAGCGCATGCGGCGGACGTCCTCGTGACTCCGACGGCCGAGACAACACCCGTTCCAAGCTCTAGCGACGCGGCAGACGATACCGCGATCTGGATACACCCCACGGATCCGTCGCAGAGCGTGGTGATCGGCACGGACAAGCTGAGCACCGGAGGCGTGGGGGTCTACGACCTGTCGGGGCGCCAGTTACATTTCTACCTGCACGGCAGTATGAACAACGTTGATCTCCGGTACAACTTTCCGTTGGGCAGTGAGCGCACCGCCCTCGTCGGTGTGACGGAGAGGAATGTGGAGTCGACCGGCGTTCGGTTCTACAAGGTGAACGTCGCGGATCGGTCTCTGACAGAGGTGGGGCGCATCAGCACTCCAGGTAGGCCTCGCGGTTTCGGAATGTATCACTCTCCGGTCTCCGGGAAGTATTACGCCTTTGTGCATGACTTCAATACAAATGTGATAACCCAGTTCGAGCTGGACGGCTCCAATGGATCGGTTCGAGGGACTGCCGTGCGTTCTTTCGACAACGGCGACAGCTCCGAAGGCATTTCGGCAGATGATGAGCTGCAACGTCTCTATGTGTCCGAGGAGAAAGTGGGCTTGTGGCGGTACGGAGCTGAGCCGGGGGACGGTTCAACCCGGACACTCGTGGATCGCACCGTGGCAACCGGTGGACGAATAGTGGAGAACGTCAAGAACTCCGCCATTTATTATGGCCGGCAGGGGACCGGGTATCTGGTTGTGTCGAGCCAGGGCGGATCCAACTTCGTCATCTACAACCGCGGTGACAACGCCTTCGTCGGCTCCTTCAAGATCACCGATGGAGGCGGCGTCGACGGTGTGAATGGTCAAGACGGGATTGATGTCGCCAATTTCCCACTCGGACCTTCCTATCCCGCTGGACTATTCACCAGCCACGACCACAACAACACCAATGCGGGCAACGGCAACAGTGGCAACCAAAATCACAAGCTCGTCTCCTGGCAGCGCATTGCCGATGCTTTCAGCCCTCGGCTGCTTGTGGACGCCACTTTTGACCCGCGTCAAATAGGAGCAGCGGGCGGAGGGGGAGACCCTGGACCGGATACCGCACAGCCCAATACCTCGATTGCAGGTGGTCCATCAGGGACCAGTAGCAGCACTTTGGCTGAGTTCACCTTCACTGCCACGGAGCCTGGGACTTTCGAGTGTGCCTTGGATGGAGGTGCCTTCGAGGGCCACTCAAAATCGTGA
- a CDS encoding aldo/keto reductase — MQELIYGCMGLGGSWSKEPHGAEHVDEAAAAVEAALDAGITLFDHADIYRSGKSEAVFGQVLAATPGLRDRIRLQTKCGIRLHERGLQTHYDLSREAILERVSESLKRLRTDYVDILLLHRPDPLADPAEVAAAVGQLMAEGKVRQLGVSNMSGAQIEALQDRLETPVVANQLEMSLSKRAWLESQVLVNHAEHLDYSFPHGTLEYCVRNGITLQAYGSLAKGLYTGAEPDSPSSAEAATAELVAELAGEYGSSGESVLLGWLMKHPAGIAPVIGTVNPGRIRACADAARVAHTMSRADWYRLWVTARGSNIP; from the coding sequence ATGCAGGAACTGATATACGGCTGCATGGGCCTGGGCGGCAGCTGGTCCAAGGAGCCGCATGGTGCCGAGCATGTGGACGAGGCCGCTGCCGCCGTCGAGGCTGCCCTTGATGCCGGGATCACGCTATTCGACCACGCGGACATCTACCGCAGCGGCAAGTCCGAAGCGGTGTTCGGCCAGGTGCTGGCCGCCACGCCCGGACTCCGGGACCGGATCCGGCTGCAGACCAAGTGCGGGATCAGGCTGCATGAACGCGGCCTGCAAACACACTACGATCTCAGCCGTGAAGCCATCCTGGAGCGGGTCAGCGAAAGCCTGAAGCGGCTGCGCACGGACTACGTGGACATCCTCCTGCTGCACCGCCCGGACCCCCTGGCGGACCCAGCGGAGGTTGCTGCCGCGGTCGGGCAGCTGATGGCCGAAGGCAAGGTCCGGCAGCTGGGGGTGTCCAACATGTCCGGGGCCCAGATCGAGGCGCTGCAGGACCGGCTGGAAACTCCCGTAGTGGCCAACCAGCTGGAGATGAGCCTGTCCAAGCGGGCCTGGCTGGAAAGCCAGGTACTGGTGAACCACGCGGAGCACCTGGATTACAGCTTCCCGCACGGCACCCTGGAGTACTGCGTCCGGAACGGCATCACCCTGCAGGCCTACGGCTCCCTGGCCAAGGGCCTGTACACGGGCGCTGAACCGGACAGCCCCTCGTCCGCCGAGGCCGCAACCGCCGAGCTCGTGGCGGAACTGGCGGGCGAGTACGGCAGTTCCGGTGAGTCGGTGCTGCTGGGGTGGCTGATGAAACATCCGGCCGGCATCGCGCCGGTGATCGGAACGGTCAATCCCGGCCGGATCCGGGCGTGTGCCGACGCCGCCCGGGTGGCCCACACCATGAGCCGGGCGGACTGGTACCGGCTATGGGTGACTGCGCGGGGCAGCAACATCCCCTGA
- a CDS encoding glycoside hydrolase family 13 protein, whose amino-acid sequence MSTTATLATLSDSDRLADPNWWRQASVYQIYPRSFADSNGDGIGDLKGITAKVPYLTSLGIDAVWLSPFYPSALADGGYDVDDYRDVDPKLGTLADFDEMAKALHEAGIKLIADIVPNHSSNRHKWFQEALGSPKGSPARDRYIFRDGKGPNGEFPPSDWDSVFGGPAWERITEPDGTPGQWYMHIFAKEQPDLNWSNREIREDFLKTLRFWSDRGVDGFRVDVAHALTKDLTEPLLSKLELSAANTGVDGFDDGSHPFWDRDEVHEIYAEWREVFNEYNPPRTAVAEAWVHATRRARYASPQGLGQAFNFDLLQSDFDAAEYKEIITRNLAEAAATGASSTWVFSNHDVVRHATRYGLPQLSKGKARTKGQDGKDWLLAGGPKEELDVELGERRARAATLLMLAVPGSAYLYQGEELGLQEVAEIPESERQDPSFFRNKGVEIGRDGCRVPLPWKVEGTSFGFGDGGAHLPQPDWFSKYAVEAQDGTEGSTLELYRAALKLRRELQTDEKLEWVETGNPELLHFRRPNGWQSVTNFGDAAIEPPAGKVLVSSGPLEDGKLPANTTAWLR is encoded by the coding sequence TTGTCCACCACCGCCACGCTGGCAACCCTGTCCGATTCCGACCGCCTGGCCGATCCGAACTGGTGGCGCCAGGCCTCCGTCTACCAGATCTACCCGCGCAGCTTCGCCGACTCCAACGGTGACGGCATCGGCGACCTTAAGGGCATCACCGCCAAGGTCCCGTACCTGACGTCGCTGGGGATCGACGCCGTCTGGCTGAGCCCGTTCTACCCCTCGGCCCTCGCTGACGGCGGCTATGACGTGGACGACTACCGCGACGTGGACCCAAAGCTGGGAACCCTGGCGGACTTTGACGAGATGGCCAAGGCGCTGCACGAAGCCGGCATCAAGCTGATTGCCGACATCGTGCCCAACCACTCCTCGAACCGGCACAAGTGGTTCCAGGAAGCGCTCGGCTCGCCGAAGGGCTCACCCGCCCGCGACCGTTACATCTTCCGCGACGGCAAGGGCCCCAACGGCGAGTTCCCGCCGTCGGACTGGGACTCCGTGTTCGGCGGCCCGGCCTGGGAGCGCATCACCGAACCCGACGGCACCCCCGGCCAGTGGTACATGCACATCTTCGCCAAGGAGCAGCCGGACCTGAACTGGTCCAACCGCGAAATCCGGGAGGACTTCCTCAAGACGTTGCGCTTCTGGTCCGACCGCGGCGTTGACGGCTTCCGTGTGGACGTGGCGCACGCGCTCACCAAGGACCTCACCGAACCGTTGCTGTCCAAGCTGGAACTGAGCGCGGCCAACACCGGAGTGGACGGATTCGACGACGGTTCCCACCCCTTCTGGGACCGCGACGAAGTCCACGAGATCTACGCCGAATGGCGCGAGGTGTTCAACGAGTACAACCCGCCGCGCACCGCCGTTGCCGAAGCATGGGTCCACGCCACCCGCCGGGCCCGCTACGCCAGCCCGCAGGGCCTTGGCCAGGCCTTCAACTTCGACCTGCTGCAGTCCGACTTCGACGCCGCCGAGTACAAGGAGATCATCACCCGCAACCTGGCCGAGGCTGCCGCCACCGGTGCCTCCTCCACCTGGGTGTTCTCCAACCACGACGTGGTCCGCCACGCCACGCGCTACGGGCTGCCGCAGCTTTCCAAGGGCAAGGCGCGCACTAAGGGCCAGGACGGCAAAGACTGGCTGCTCGCCGGCGGCCCCAAGGAGGAACTGGACGTGGAGCTCGGTGAACGCCGCGCCCGGGCCGCCACCCTGCTGATGCTCGCCGTGCCGGGTTCGGCCTACCTGTACCAGGGCGAGGAGCTGGGCCTCCAGGAAGTGGCGGAGATCCCGGAGTCCGAGCGCCAGGATCCTTCCTTCTTCCGGAACAAGGGCGTGGAAATCGGCCGTGACGGCTGCCGCGTCCCGTTGCCCTGGAAGGTGGAGGGAACGTCCTTCGGCTTCGGCGACGGCGGCGCGCACCTGCCGCAGCCGGACTGGTTCAGCAAGTACGCCGTCGAGGCGCAGGACGGCACCGAAGGATCCACCCTGGAGCTCTACCGTGCCGCACTGAAGCTCCGCCGCGAACTTCAGACTGACGAAAAGCTGGAATGGGTGGAGACCGGCAATCCGGAGCTCCTCCACTTCCGCCGCCCCAACGGCTGGCAGTCCGTGACCAACTTCGGGGACGCCGCAATCGAGCCGCCGGCAGGAAAGGTGCTGGTCAGCAGCGGCCCCCTTGAAGACGGCAAGCTGCCGGCCAACACCACTGCATGGCTGCGCTGA
- a CDS encoding HpcH/HpaI aldolase/citrate lyase family protein: protein MTSTIATETVRPERNIPAEIARSWLLVNAMKTELFDQSAVSRADSIILDIEDAVDPSQKDQARNNVIDWLTAGGKAWVRINDATSPFWADDLAGLRGTPGLLGVMLAKTESADQVTESFHRMDGKTPVIPLVESAVGIEEANNIAKAQGAFRLAFGSGDFRRDTGMAATAEAMAYPRAKLVVASRVGNLPGPIDGPTVGTNHPILREQTGITVMMGMTGKLCLAIDQTPVINEVISPTPSDVAWATDFMADFEANGRVIRDGSDLPRLGRAEKIMKLAVAFGVQPAL, encoded by the coding sequence ATGACGTCTACCATCGCCACCGAGACCGTAAGGCCGGAACGCAATATCCCAGCAGAGATCGCCCGCTCCTGGCTCCTCGTGAATGCCATGAAGACCGAGCTTTTTGACCAGTCGGCAGTGTCCCGCGCTGACTCGATCATCCTGGATATTGAAGATGCCGTGGACCCCTCGCAGAAGGACCAGGCCCGGAACAACGTCATCGACTGGCTCACCGCCGGCGGCAAGGCCTGGGTCCGCATCAACGACGCCACCAGCCCCTTCTGGGCCGACGATCTCGCGGGCCTGCGCGGCACCCCGGGCCTGCTCGGCGTGATGCTTGCCAAGACTGAATCCGCGGACCAGGTCACCGAAAGCTTCCACCGCATGGACGGCAAAACACCCGTCATCCCGCTGGTGGAATCCGCCGTGGGCATCGAGGAAGCCAACAACATCGCCAAGGCCCAGGGCGCGTTCCGCCTCGCCTTCGGTTCCGGTGACTTCCGCCGCGACACCGGCATGGCCGCCACCGCCGAAGCGATGGCCTACCCCCGCGCCAAGCTCGTCGTCGCCAGCCGCGTGGGCAACCTCCCGGGCCCCATCGACGGACCCACTGTGGGCACCAACCACCCCATCCTGCGCGAGCAGACCGGCATCACCGTGATGATGGGCATGACCGGCAAGCTTTGCCTGGCCATAGACCAGACTCCCGTCATCAACGAGGTCATCAGCCCCACGCCGTCCGACGTCGCCTGGGCCACCGACTTCATGGCCGACTTCGAAGCCAACGGCCGCGTCATCCGTGACGGCTCCGACCTGCCCCGCCTGGGCCGTGCCGAGAAGATCATGAAGCTCGCGGTAGCCTTCGGGGTGCAGCCCGCGCTGTAG